GCGAGCAGGAGTTCGCGCAGGCGGCGCAGGCCATGGGCGCCGGAGGCGTCCGCGTCGTGCTCCGCCACCTGCTGCCGAACGCCCTGCGGCCGCTCATCGTCGCGGGGACGCTCGGCATCGGCGGGAACATCCTGATGGAGTCCTGGCTGTCGTTCCTCGGGGTGGGCGCGCGGCCGCCCCTTCCATCCTGGGGGACCATGGTGACTGAGGGGCAGGAATACTTCCTGGCCCGGCCGTGGGTCTGTCTGTCCCCGGGCCTGGCGATCCTCCTCGTCGTTCTGGGGTTCAACCTTCTTGGAGACGCGATCGGCGACAGGCTCGACCCGCGCCGCAACCGGGCCGTCGCGTGAGCGGAGACACAGGCATGCACAGAGACGACCCCGCCCCTCGCGTCCGCCCCCTGGCCGCGGCCCTGCTCGCCGTCACCCTGGCCTCGGCCGCGGTCACCGCCTGCGCCCCCGCGGGCCCCGCCCCGAAGAAGGAGGAGCAGGTCTTCCGCTTCCGGCTGCACGAGGATCCGCCGACGCTCGATCCGGCCCTGTCGAACGATCAGTTCTCCGAGGCGGTCATCCTGAACGTCAACCGCGGCCTGGTCGAGCTCGACCCGCTCACGCTCGAGATCCATCCGGCGGTCGCCGACTCCTGGACGATTTCCCCCGACAACCGCGTGTACACCTTCCACCTGCGCGACGGCGTCCGGTTCCACAACGACCGCGCGGTGACGTCCCAGGACGTGGCGTATTCCTTCAAGCGACTTCTGAGGAAGGAGACCGGCTCGCCGCGCCGTTTCCTGCTCGAGCCTCTCGAAGGGGCCGGAGAGTTCATCGGCGGCAAGAGCGCCGACGTGAAGGGTCTGGAGACTCCCGACGATCGCACCGTGGTGCTGCGTCTGTCGAAGCCGTTCGCGCCGTTCCTGTCGCAGCTGACCATGGCCAACGCGGCCATCCTGCCGAAGGAGGTGTACGACGATCCGGGCAAGGCGTACCTGCGCGCGCCGGTCGGGTGCGGCCCCTTCAGGTTCGCGCGCTGGGAGCAGGCCAACTTCATCGAGCTCGCGGCCTTCGGCGGCTACTACGGCGGGAGACCGGCGCTGGACCGCGTGATCATCCGCATGATCGAGAACCGGGCGAGCGCCCTGCAGGAGTACATCGCCGGTGGACTCGACAGTCTCGACGAGACCCCCTCGGTGACGGACACGGCGATGATGGAGAAGATCGGCAAGGACGTCAGGAAATACCCCTTCATCGGCACCGGCTACATCGGCTTCAACCTGGCGCTCCCGCCGTTCGCCGGCAACCCGGATCTTCGAAAGGCGTTCAACTACGCCGTGGACAAGGCGTACCTGTGGGAGGTGCTCTCCCCCGGCGGGAACACGCCGGCCAACGGGATCATCCCACCCGGCATCCCCGGACACGACGCCGATCTGCCGGGCTACCCGCACGACGAGGCGAAGGCGAGGAGCCTCCTCGCGAAGGCGGGCTATCCCGGCGGGAAGGGACTTCCGCCGATCGCGCTGTGGGTGAACACGGGAGAGGACAACAGGAAGATCGCCACGCAGATCCAGTCCGATTTGAAGACGATCGGCGTCGACATCTCCATCCGTGAAGTCGACTGGGGCGCCTACATCTCCGGCGTGTCGGGCACAGCCGAGAAGCCCGGGCAGGCGCAGATGTTCCGTTTCGGCTGGTACCTCGACTACCCGGACGCCGACGCCATCCTGAGACCGCTCCTGTCCTCCGCGAACTGGGGACCGGCGGGGAATTTCGGCCGCTACAAGAACCCCGCGTTCGACGCGCTCGTCGATCGCGCTCTCTCGCTGACCGACCCGAAGGAGCGCGCCCTGCTGTACGGCAAGGCCGAGAAGATCGCCGTCATGGACGACGCCGTCTGGATCTTCCTCAACTACTACCAGTCGGAGACGCTCTACAAGCCGTACGTGAAAGGGGTCGTCCTGTCGCCGCTGGGCGAGTTCCGCCTGCCGCTCGAGCGGCTGCGGATCGAGAGGGACGCGATCTGACGAGCTATCTCATCCGACGCCTCCTCGGACTGGTGCCCGTGCTCCTGGCCGCCGCGACGCTCGTCTGGCTGTTCGTCTTCTGCCTGCCCGGGGACCCCGCGCGTCTGATCGCCGGCGGCCGGGTGGCCGACCCGGACGTCCTCTCCGCCATCCAGAAGGAGTGGGGACTCGATCGTCCGGCGCCGTTGCAATATCTCACGTACCTCGGCAAACTCCTGCGCCTCGACCTCGGGACGTCGTACATCCAGAAACGAAGCGTCGCGTCGATCATCGCCGAGACGTTCCCGGCCACGTTCATCCTGGCGATCGCCGCCGTCCTGCTCGCCACCGTCTTCGGGCTCGGGCTGGGATCGATCGCCGCCCTGAACCGGGGCAGGCTCCTCGACACGCTCGTGCTGGTCCTCGCTCTCCTGGGCATGTCCATCCCGGTCTTCTGGCTCGGCCTCATGCTGATGCTGGTGTTCGCCGCGCGTCTCTCCTGGCTTCCCGTCCTGGGCTACGGCATGGAGGGGATGGTGATCCCCCTCACCTCGATCCGCCTGCCGGAATGGGACCACCTCGTCCTGCCGGCCGTGACGCTGTCCCTGGTGTCGATGGGGGCGATCGCGCGCATCACGCGCGCCAGTCTCGTCGAGGCGGGCACCGCCGACTTCCTGCGCACGGCCAGAGCCAAGGGGGCCGGCGCCGCCCGCGTCTTCGCGCGGCACGCCCTGCAGAACGCCCTCATCCCCGTGGTCACCGTGGTCGGGCTCAACTTCGCGTCTCTCCTCGGGGGGGCGGTCGCGACCGAGTACGTGTTCGCCTGGCCGGGCCTGGGGAAGACGATCGTGCGCGCCATCGGTCTTCGGGATCTGCCCGTCGTCGAAGGATGCTCACTGTTCCTGACCGCCGTCTTCGTCCTGGCGAGTCTCGGCATCGATCTCCTCTATCTCGTCCTCGATCCCCGCATTCACTACTCCTCGACCGCCTAGGAGTGTGTCCGAGTAATAGCATGGGCCGCGCACATGGGGCTTGCGAGTCCCAGGCGAGGCGCGAGGAGGAAACGATGCTGGTTGCATCGTTGACGACGAGCAACGAAGCATGGGGCCGCAATCCCCATGTGCCCAGGGGGTTCGTGGCGGCGCGGGGCCGTCCGCGTCGTTGCCGCTCCTCCGCGATGACTCACATCGCGGTCGTCGCGGCGCCTCGCGGCCGACCCCGCGGCGCCACGAACGCGACCCATGCTATTACTCGGACACACTCCTCGGAGTCGCGGCAGCGGCCCGGAACCCGGCTGCGGTGGCCGCCCCGGGGACCCCGGCCGCTTTGGGCTAGAATCGGGCTCACTCCGGAGGAGTCGCGATGCCGAAGGGCCTTCCGAACCTGCTGGGCCTGGACCGGAACGAGCTGGCCTCGGTCCTGGCGCCCCTCGACGCACGCCCGTTCCACGCCGCGCAGCTCTTCCACCAGATGTACGGACGCCTGGAGACCGATTTCCGGGCGATGACCGACCTGTCTTCGGCGCTGCGCCGCGAGCTGGCGGACCGCTTCCGGGTCGCTCTGCCGGAGATCAAGACGGTGCGCCGATCGACGGACGGGTCGAAGAAGTACCTGATGGTCCTGGAGGACGACCGCGAGATCGAATCGGTCTACATCGTCTACGGCACGCGCGTCACACTCTGCCTGTCGTCCCAGGTCGGCTGCCCTCTCGCCTGCCGGTTCTGCCTGACCGGGACGATGGGCCTCGTGCGCAACCTGACTCCGGGGGAGATCCTCGGGCAGGTCGTCGTGATGGCGCGCGACAACGCGCTTCGCGGAGCGGGCTATCGTGTCGTCCTGATGGGGATGGGCGAGCCGCTGAACAACTACGACCCGGTCATGAGCGCATTCCGCGTCATGGTGGACGAGAAGGGGTTCGGCCTGACGCCCCGCAGAGTCACCCTGTCGACCGCAGGTCTCGTTCCCGGGATCGACAGGCTGGCGA
Above is a genomic segment from Candidatus Dormiibacterota bacterium containing:
- a CDS encoding ABC transporter permease is translated as MRRLLGLVPVLLAAATLVWLFVFCLPGDPARLIAGGRVADPDVLSAIQKEWGLDRPAPLQYLTYLGKLLRLDLGTSYIQKRSVASIIAETFPATFILAIAAVLLATVFGLGLGSIAALNRGRLLDTLVLVLALLGMSIPVFWLGLMLMLVFAARLSWLPVLGYGMEGMVIPLTSIRLPEWDHLVLPAVTLSLVSMGAIARITRASLVEAGTADFLRTARAKGAGAARVFARHALQNALIPVVTVVGLNFASLLGGAVATEYVFAWPGLGKTIVRAIGLRDLPVVEGCSLFLTAVFVLASLGIDLLYLVLDPRIHYSSTA
- a CDS encoding ABC transporter substrate-binding protein, whose protein sequence is MHRDDPAPRVRPLAAALLAVTLASAAVTACAPAGPAPKKEEQVFRFRLHEDPPTLDPALSNDQFSEAVILNVNRGLVELDPLTLEIHPAVADSWTISPDNRVYTFHLRDGVRFHNDRAVTSQDVAYSFKRLLRKETGSPRRFLLEPLEGAGEFIGGKSADVKGLETPDDRTVVLRLSKPFAPFLSQLTMANAAILPKEVYDDPGKAYLRAPVGCGPFRFARWEQANFIELAAFGGYYGGRPALDRVIIRMIENRASALQEYIAGGLDSLDETPSVTDTAMMEKIGKDVRKYPFIGTGYIGFNLALPPFAGNPDLRKAFNYAVDKAYLWEVLSPGGNTPANGIIPPGIPGHDADLPGYPHDEAKARSLLAKAGYPGGKGLPPIALWVNTGEDNRKIATQIQSDLKTIGVDISIREVDWGAYISGVSGTAEKPGQAQMFRFGWYLDYPDADAILRPLLSSANWGPAGNFGRYKNPAFDALVDRALSLTDPKERALLYGKAEKIAVMDDAVWIFLNYYQSETLYKPYVKGVVLSPLGEFRLPLERLRIERDAI
- the rlmN gene encoding 23S rRNA (adenine(2503)-C(2))-methyltransferase RlmN: MPKGLPNLLGLDRNELASVLAPLDARPFHAAQLFHQMYGRLETDFRAMTDLSSALRRELADRFRVALPEIKTVRRSTDGSKKYLMVLEDDREIESVYIVYGTRVTLCLSSQVGCPLACRFCLTGTMGLVRNLTPGEILGQVVVMARDNALRGAGYRVVLMGMGEPLNNYDPVMSAFRVMVDEKGFGLTPRRVTLSTAGLVPGIDRLAKERPRPRLAISLGAAHDALRDDLIPINRKYDLEALVAACRRFPLGPRETITFEYCLIDGVNDTDADARHLSRLTRGFKSKVNIIPYNEAGVPGFRTPAVDRAQRFRDTLLARGVMATIRWSKGRDVGAACGQLATTVPAG